The following nucleotide sequence is from Candidatus Methanoperedens sp..
TGACCACGTAACGAATCTCTGTGAAAATGTGGTGTTCATGGTGACAGGGGAAAGGGTGGAGTTGAATTGATACCGAGACCTAGCATACAAAAATAAGAATCAAAGAGAAAAACATAAGACAAAGAATAATCATAACTGAAGAGAACTAGGAGACTGAAACATGGGACTGAAAGAATGGATTCTTCCCCAGGATAAGCACTTTTTCAACATGCTGGAGAATGAATCGCAAAACGTGCTGGACGGCTCGAATGCCTTCCTTGACATGCTTAAAAATTATGAGAACATAAAAGAGAAGCAGCAGAAAATAAAAGATATAGAACATCAGGGGGACGATTTTGTCCATGAGATCTTTGAAGAGCTTAACAAGACCTTCATCACACCCATCGACCATGAGGATATTTCAGGGCTTGCCTCAGCCTTTGATGATGTCCTGGATTATATCGATGGAACTGCGGCGCGTTTTGTGCTGTACGATATTGAAAAGCCTGAAGAGAACATGATAAAACTTGCCGAGGTGCTTGTGAAACAGACCACAGAATTGAACATCGCGCTCTGCGGCTTGCGCAACCTCAAGAACCCGAAAGAAATCGAAAAAAGGTGCATTGAAGTTAACCGGCTTGA
It contains:
- a CDS encoding DUF47 family protein, with amino-acid sequence MGLKEWILPQDKHFFNMLENESQNVLDGSNAFLDMLKNYENIKEKQQKIKDIEHQGDDFVHEIFEELNKTFITPIDHEDISGLASAFDDVLDYIDGTAARFVLYDIEKPEENMIKLAEVLVKQTTELNIALCGLRNLKNPKEIEKRCIEVNRLENIADDIYKTSVAQLFKRKDAIEIMKLKEVYERIEFATDKCEDAANVISDIVVKNS